Proteins co-encoded in one Arachis hypogaea cultivar Tifrunner chromosome 13, arahy.Tifrunner.gnm2.J5K5, whole genome shotgun sequence genomic window:
- the LOC140177531 gene encoding uncharacterized protein gives MEKRAAEGGRAADCSRRWVLVPRCRRSCSQSRWSLMTTIAGEREGARGEERGALSCVPPSHLDTAAATASSPSPELDGCCPCQQRRSEVKPPPCLLSRSAEKELSPPRLVAGKPRCRRRKTLPAPLPESGRRCNLRWLPGCCRTGSETAAVSIQSFLLRFGKRFDLKALLLLFCNLTLRFVTLIAIRLSFSCYMLRLELLRLLRKWRGAEVLADGILIVDLGSRRKGFCDAFGLWFCVSR, from the exons atggagaAGAGGGCCGCAGAGGGAGGAAGAGCCGCCGATTGTAGTCGCCGTTGGGTCCTTGTTCCTCGCTGTCGAAGGAGCTGCTCCCAGTCACGGTGGTCGCTGAT GACCACCATCGCGGGGGAAAGGGAGGGAGCTCGCGGTGAAGAGAGAGGGGCGCTGTCTTGCGTGCCGCCGTCGCACCTGGATACCGCCGCTGCTACTGCGAGCTCGCCGTCGCCGGAGCTGGATGGTTGTTGTCCTTGCCAGCAGCGAAGAAGCGAGGTGAAACCCCCTCCATGTCTGCTGTCTCGGTCCGCTGAGAAAGAGTTATCGCCGCCGCGCCTGGTCGCCGGAAAACCccgctgccgtcgccggaaaactctgccg GCACCATTGCCGGAGTCCGGTCGCCGCTGcaacttgaggtggctgccgggatgctgccgaaccggttcggagaccgcTGCTGTTTCGATTCAGTCGTTccttcttcggttcggtaagcgtttcgatttgaaagcccttttGTTACTGTTCTGTAATCTCACGCTGAGGTTTGTGACGTTAATTGCTATACGATTGAGTTTCAGTtgttatatgttgcgattagagttgttgagactgttgcgaaagtggcGTGGAGCCGAGGTTTTGGCTGacgggattttgattgttgatctCGGGTCAAGGCGGAAAGGATTTTGTGACGCGTTTGGGCTATGGTTTTGCGTttcgaggtag